The following nucleotide sequence is from Anaerobiospirillum thomasii.
AAAAGACAGTGATAACAGCCTGTTTAATTTCGACTTTGTTACTTTCGGTGCTGATGATGTATATGATCAGTCAGATGCAGAGGGCTTTATCCGCATTTACTCTCTGCCAGCTAAGATCAGAGCATTAAATCAGAAAAAGAAATAAGACATTAACGTAGAATAAGACAAAGCCTGGCTCAATTGTGCTGGGCTTTTTTTAAAACAGGATTATTATCATGGCACTTTGGGGTGGAAGATTTACACAGGCTCCTTCAGAGCGTTTTAAAAACTTCAATGACTCTTTGAAGTTTGATTACAGAATGGCAGTTGAGGATGTAGAAGGTTCTATAGCCTGGGCTCTTGCTATTCATCAGGCAGGTGTTCTAACTAAAGATGAATATGACAATCTGCTTGCAGCCTTGAATGAACTGCTTTGTGAGTTTGAAGGCGGTATTGAGCATATTAAAGATGAAAGTGATGAGGATATTCACTCCTACGTTGAGCGCCGTCTTATTGAAAAGGTAGGTACACTTGGCAAGAAACTGCATACAGGTCGCTCAAGAAATGATCAGGTAGCCCTTGATCTAAAACTTTTCTGCAGAAAAAATACACAGTTAATCCTAAAGGGCATAACTACACTGCAGCAGCGTCTTTTAGAGGTTGCAGATCAGTATCAGGGGCAGATTTTCCCTGGCTACACACATCTGCAGCGTGCTCAGCCTGTAACATTCAGCCACTATCTGCTTGCATATATAAATATGCTCAACAGAGATTATGAGCGCTTTGACAATGCTCTAAAGCTTATGAGAACCTGTCCTTTAGGCTCAGCTGCACTTGCAGGCACCGCCTATGCCATTGACAGAGATGTACTTGCTAAAGCTCTTGGCTTTGCAGAGGCTACAAGAAACTCTTTAGATGCAGTATCTGACAGAGATCATGTCATTGAATTACTCTCTGCAGCCAGTACCTGCATGATTCATCTGTCACGTCTGTCTGAGGATATGATTATCTATAACTCAG
It contains:
- the argH gene encoding argininosuccinate lyase yields the protein MALWGGRFTQAPSERFKNFNDSLKFDYRMAVEDVEGSIAWALAIHQAGVLTKDEYDNLLAALNELLCEFEGGIEHIKDESDEDIHSYVERRLIEKVGTLGKKLHTGRSRNDQVALDLKLFCRKNTQLILKGITTLQQRLLEVADQYQGQIFPGYTHLQRAQPVTFSHYLLAYINMLNRDYERFDNALKLMRTCPLGSAALAGTAYAIDRDVLAKALGFAEATRNSLDAVSDRDHVIELLSAASTCMIHLSRLSEDMIIYNSGEANFIELSDKVTSGSSLMPQKKNPDALELIRGKCGRVVGALSGMLVTLKALPLAYDKDMQEDKEGLFDALDTLHDCLDMMSMVFEDIVINKENVLKAAKGGYSNATELADYLVGKGIAFREAHEIVGQTVLYAIKVQKALEDLTLDEFKAICPVIADDVYAILELDSILSKRDVIGGVAPAQSSVEIARFKEILDSRS